One segment of Marvinbryantia formatexigens DSM 14469 DNA contains the following:
- a CDS encoding SEC-C metal-binding domain-containing protein, whose product MGLLQEWRDIAYSQETDRKQLQKFWTDYFLVEKGIYEQLLANPDVEVKGTVKELAQKYDVPVLTMAGFLDGIDDSLKVKNPIEEMDEDTVVSLAFDKESLYKNMVDAKADWLYGLPAWKEIFTEEKLKELYKEAKRANTIVKGPKIGRNDPCPCGSGKKYKKCCGR is encoded by the coding sequence ATGGGTTTATTACAGGAATGGAGAGACATTGCGTATTCTCAGGAAACAGACAGAAAGCAGCTTCAGAAATTCTGGACGGATTATTTTCTGGTTGAGAAGGGAATCTACGAGCAGCTGCTCGCGAATCCGGATGTTGAGGTTAAGGGCACGGTAAAGGAGCTGGCACAGAAATACGATGTTCCGGTGCTGACGATGGCAGGTTTTCTGGATGGCATCGACGACAGTCTGAAGGTGAAGAATCCGATCGAGGAGATGGATGAAGACACCGTGGTAAGTCTCGCTTTTGATAAAGAAAGTCTGTATAAAAACATGGTAGACGCAAAGGCGGACTGGCTGTACGGACTTCCGGCGTGGAAGGAAATTTTCACGGAGGAGAAATTAAAGGAGCTTTATAAAGAAGCAAAACGCGCAAACACGATCGTTAAGGGACCGAAGATTGGCAGAAACGACCCGTGTCCGTGCGGAAGCGGGAAGAAATATAAAAAATGCTGCGGAAGATAA
- the pfkB gene encoding 1-phosphofructokinase yields the protein MIITVTMNPAVDKTVSVGTLARGGLNRVRHVEYDAGGKGINVSRTIRELGSSSIATGFLGGNNGRAIAAALLEKEMETDFVWVDGETRTNTKICEENGALTELNEPGPFVSGEKQRELLQKLERYAKEDTLFVLSGSVPAGVKPDIYGNIIRMVHQKGASVLLDADGELFKNALAAGPDMMKPNRMELAQYAGRDDRISDEELLKIAGAVQKQNAGKIALSMGADGAMFFLGDYRVKCPALPVKVQSTVGAGDAMAAALACAWSAKCDVEETVRLCMAASAGAVTTTGTKPPSRELVENLLKQVVIEKL from the coding sequence ATGATTATTACAGTGACAATGAATCCTGCCGTTGACAAAACCGTGAGCGTCGGCACACTGGCGCGCGGCGGGCTGAACCGGGTGCGGCATGTGGAATATGACGCAGGCGGAAAGGGCATTAATGTTTCCAGAACTATCCGGGAGCTGGGAAGCAGCAGTATCGCGACGGGGTTCCTGGGCGGCAATAATGGCAGGGCGATAGCGGCTGCCCTGCTGGAAAAAGAAATGGAAACGGATTTTGTGTGGGTGGACGGCGAAACGCGGACAAACACCAAGATTTGTGAGGAAAACGGCGCTCTGACGGAGCTGAACGAGCCGGGACCGTTTGTCTCCGGCGAAAAGCAGCGCGAGCTGCTGCAGAAGCTGGAGCGCTATGCGAAAGAGGATACGCTTTTTGTGCTGTCGGGCAGCGTCCCTGCAGGCGTAAAGCCGGATATTTATGGAAATATTATCCGGATGGTGCATCAGAAGGGCGCCTCCGTGCTGCTGGATGCGGACGGGGAGCTGTTTAAAAATGCGCTGGCGGCAGGTCCCGACATGATGAAGCCGAACCGTATGGAGCTTGCGCAGTATGCGGGCAGGGATGACCGGATATCCGATGAGGAGCTTCTTAAGATTGCCGGAGCGGTACAGAAGCAGAATGCCGGGAAAATTGCGCTGTCAATGGGAGCGGACGGAGCGATGTTTTTCTTGGGGGATTACCGGGTAAAGTGTCCGGCGCTTCCGGTAAAGGTGCAGTCGACGGTGGGAGCCGGGGATGCAATGGCGGCGGCGCTCGCCTGTGCATGGAGCGCAAAATGTGATGTGGAGGAAACCGTGAGGCTCTGTATGGCGGCTTCCGCCGGGGCCGTAACAACGACCGGGACGAAGCCGCCTTCCAGAGAACTGGTAGAGAATCTGCTAAAGCAGGTTGTGATAGAAAAATTATAA
- a CDS encoding DegV family protein translates to MNVAIVTDSNSGIFEEEGQKLGVQVVPMPVVIDGKVYYEGADLTSEEFYQCLLEHREVSSSQPSPGDVTAVWDRLLDSGYDEIVYIPMSGGLSGSCQMARMLAEDYKGKVQVADNRRISVTQRQSVQDALMLREKGHSAREIKEILEKYAYESIIYVGVETLEYLKKGGRVTPAGAAMGTLLNIKPLLLIKGERLDACAKVRGTRNCQKRLLAEMKRSAEELRKKGTGIYIGAAGSFVGEEQREWVKMVRESFPGEEVRYDPLTCSIGCHVGPGAFGMGISRKTG, encoded by the coding sequence ATGAATGTTGCGATTGTTACGGACAGTAACAGCGGCATCTTTGAGGAAGAGGGACAAAAGCTGGGTGTCCAGGTGGTGCCGATGCCGGTTGTGATAGACGGAAAGGTATACTATGAGGGCGCAGACCTGACGAGCGAGGAGTTTTACCAGTGTCTCCTGGAGCATCGGGAGGTTTCCAGCTCGCAGCCTTCGCCCGGTGATGTGACGGCGGTATGGGACCGGCTTTTGGATTCCGGGTATGACGAGATTGTGTATATCCCGATGTCCGGCGGACTGAGCGGTTCCTGCCAGATGGCAAGGATGCTTGCGGAGGATTACAAAGGAAAGGTGCAGGTGGCCGATAACCGCCGGATTTCTGTGACGCAGAGACAGTCTGTGCAGGATGCGCTTATGCTGCGGGAAAAAGGACATTCCGCCAGAGAGATAAAAGAAATTCTGGAGAAGTACGCATACGAATCCATCATCTATGTGGGTGTGGAGACGCTGGAATATCTGAAAAAGGGCGGGCGCGTCACACCTGCCGGAGCGGCGATGGGAACACTGCTGAATATTAAGCCGCTTCTTCTGATTAAAGGAGAGCGTCTGGACGCCTGCGCGAAGGTGCGGGGCACAAGAAACTGCCAGAAGCGCCTGCTTGCCGAAATGAAAAGGAGCGCGGAGGAATTGCGGAAAAAGGGAACCGGAATCTATATCGGAGCTGCCGGAAGCTTTGTCGGAGAGGAACAGCGCGAGTGGGTGAAAATGGTCCGTGAAAGCTTTCCGGGCGAGGAGGTCCGCTATGACCCGCTGACATGCAGCATCGGATGCCATGTGGGACCGGGCGCCTTCGGCATGGGAATCAGCCGGAAAACAGGATAG
- a CDS encoding TetR/AcrR family transcriptional regulator — protein MSNLTKQALEDSLKRLLLRKPLDKITISDLTSDCGISRMTFYYHFKDIYDLVEWVCLEDATKALQGKKTYDTWQEGLLQIFEAVYENKPFILNVFRSISRDRIESYLFQLTCPLIAGVVEEKSAGASITEKQKTFIASFYAYSFIGVMLDWIKNGMKEDYPAIAENITTTIHGNITNSIRNYSQPDTGLSG, from the coding sequence ATGTCTAATCTGACCAAGCAGGCACTGGAGGATTCCCTGAAGCGTCTCCTTCTGAGAAAGCCTCTGGATAAAATAACAATCAGTGACCTTACCAGCGACTGCGGCATCAGCCGCATGACTTTTTATTATCATTTTAAAGACATCTACGACCTTGTGGAGTGGGTATGCCTGGAGGATGCCACAAAAGCATTACAGGGCAAAAAAACATATGATACCTGGCAGGAGGGGCTTCTGCAGATTTTTGAAGCCGTCTACGAAAATAAACCCTTCATTCTGAATGTCTTCCGCAGCATCAGCCGCGATCGGATTGAAAGCTACCTTTTTCAGCTTACCTGTCCGCTGATTGCCGGAGTCGTGGAAGAAAAGTCCGCGGGTGCTTCCATCACGGAAAAACAGAAAACCTTTATCGCCAGCTTTTACGCATACAGCTTTATCGGCGTCATGCTCGACTGGATTAAAAATGGCATGAAGGAGGATTACCCGGCCATTGCAGAAAACATCACAACCACGATACATGGAAATATCACAAATTCTATTCGTAACTATTCGCAGCCGGATACCGGACTTTCCGGCTGA
- a CDS encoding DUF134 domain-containing protein, translating to MARPSKCRRICSEPAYDSFAPGGFCCGEKVILTVDEYEVIRLVDLEKFTHGQCAAQMGISRTTVTEIYESAREKLADSIVNGKKLLIGGGHYRLCDGSAACFCQKNCRKANGIAVQTAVPEKGEGNMRIAVTYEDGKVFQHFGHTEMFKLYDIEDGKIVKEQVVDTNGQGHGALAGFLMEAQVDTLICGGIGGGAQAALAEAGIRLLGGVSGSADDAVNAYLAGNLAYNPNVRCSHHGHGEENGHGHSCGEHHCGENKHGCSGSESRC from the coding sequence ATGGCAAGACCGAGCAAATGCCGGAGAATCTGTTCAGAACCGGCTTACGACAGTTTTGCGCCGGGTGGTTTCTGCTGCGGCGAAAAGGTGATTCTGACGGTGGATGAGTATGAAGTCATCCGGCTGGTGGACCTGGAAAAATTTACACACGGGCAGTGCGCCGCACAGATGGGCATTTCCCGCACCACGGTGACGGAGATTTATGAATCCGCCAGGGAAAAGCTTGCCGACAGCATTGTAAATGGAAAGAAACTGCTGATCGGCGGCGGTCATTACCGGCTCTGCGATGGCTCCGCCGCCTGTTTCTGTCAGAAAAATTGCAGAAAAGCAAATGGTATTGCCGTGCAGACGGCGGTGCCGGAGAAAGGAGAAGGAAATATGAGAATTGCAGTTACGTATGAGGATGGAAAGGTTTTCCAGCATTTTGGACACACAGAAATGTTTAAGCTCTATGATATAGAGGACGGGAAAATTGTAAAAGAACAGGTTGTGGATACCAATGGACAGGGGCACGGCGCGCTGGCAGGATTTCTGATGGAGGCGCAGGTGGACACGCTGATCTGCGGCGGCATCGGAGGCGGAGCGCAGGCGGCGCTGGCAGAAGCGGGAATCCGGCTTCTTGGCGGCGTATCCGGCAGCGCGGACGATGCGGTGAACGCATATCTTGCGGGAAATCTTGCCTATAATCCCAATGTGCGCTGCAGCCATCACGGACATGGAGAAGAAAACGGACACGGGCATTCCTGCGGGGAGCATCACTGCGGGGAAAATAAGCACGGATGCTCCGGCAGCGAAAGCCGCTGTTAA
- a CDS encoding potassium channel family protein codes for MKQILLIGLGRFGTHVAKKLSELDHQVMAVDIREERVNEVLPDVTNALIGDSTSEEFLSSLGVRNFDVCIVAIGDNFQSSLETTSLLKELGANMVVARASSDVHEKFLLRNGADETVYPERQFARWTAMRYSADHIFDYIDLGKDYAIFEVAVPSAWVGRTIAEADVRRKHHINIMALRRDGQLDMTISPDTLLLKDDTLLVLGSNRDIQKCFHF; via the coding sequence ATGAAGCAGATTTTACTGATTGGACTGGGAAGATTCGGCACGCATGTCGCAAAAAAGTTAAGTGAACTGGACCATCAGGTGATGGCGGTGGATATCCGGGAGGAGCGCGTCAATGAAGTGCTGCCGGATGTGACAAACGCGCTTATCGGGGACAGCACCAGTGAAGAGTTTTTATCTTCTCTGGGCGTGCGCAATTTTGACGTATGCATTGTGGCAATCGGCGATAATTTTCAGAGCTCGCTGGAAACGACCTCTCTTCTGAAGGAGCTTGGCGCCAACATGGTGGTGGCGCGTGCCTCCAGCGATGTGCATGAGAAGTTTCTGCTGCGCAACGGAGCGGACGAGACGGTATATCCGGAGCGGCAGTTTGCGCGCTGGACGGCTATGCGCTACAGTGCCGACCATATTTTTGACTACATCGACCTTGGAAAGGATTACGCGATCTTCGAGGTGGCGGTTCCTTCCGCCTGGGTCGGAAGGACTATCGCGGAGGCGGATGTGCGCCGCAAACATCACATAAATATCATGGCGCTCAGACGGGACGGGCAGCTCGACATGACGATTTCGCCGGATACGCTGCTGCTCAAGGACGATACGCTGCTGGTGCTTGGCAGCAACCGCGATATTCAGAAGTGCTTTCATTTCTGA
- a CDS encoding YdcF family protein, producing MLRKIIMYDVLIGVGALCALYLLVLLAMGVDFAIIWLPISAVFFALGGYGRYCLHHPGGFRLPAPLLAAAGAVLALALAVFLVVEGLILKEMLTKPQADMDVLIVLGAQVKGEQPSRALLRRLEAAERYLKENPDTVAVLSGGKGDGEDITEAECMYRYFTGQGIDASRLILEDSSTSTAENLTFSAGKIAEYFGEDGGMSRKTGLLSNNFHVYRARLLAEKMGYTDVHSVPAASDWRLQIHYLVREFFALCKEKAMGKI from the coding sequence ATGCTGCGGAAGATAATCATGTACGATGTACTGATTGGCGTTGGCGCTTTGTGTGCTCTGTATCTGCTCGTTCTGCTGGCTATGGGCGTGGATTTTGCAATTATCTGGCTACCGATCAGCGCAGTATTTTTTGCTCTGGGCGGATATGGACGGTACTGCCTGCATCATCCTGGGGGCTTTCGGCTGCCCGCGCCGCTGCTTGCGGCTGCCGGAGCAGTGCTGGCGCTTGCACTGGCGGTCTTTCTGGTTGTGGAAGGGCTGATTTTAAAGGAAATGCTGACAAAGCCGCAGGCAGATATGGATGTGCTGATCGTGCTCGGCGCGCAGGTGAAGGGCGAGCAGCCCAGCCGCGCGCTGCTTCGCCGTCTGGAGGCGGCGGAGCGCTATCTGAAGGAAAATCCGGACACCGTGGCGGTGCTCTCCGGCGGAAAGGGCGACGGGGAGGATATCACGGAGGCGGAGTGTATGTACCGCTATTTTACCGGACAGGGCATTGATGCGTCGCGTCTGATTCTGGAGGACAGTTCTACCAGCACTGCGGAAAATCTGACGTTCAGCGCCGGAAAAATTGCGGAATATTTTGGAGAGGATGGCGGAATGTCCCGGAAAACGGGGCTTCTTTCCAATAATTTCCATGTATACCGTGCGCGGCTGCTGGCGGAAAAAATGGGCTATACAGATGTGCATTCTGTTCCGGCTGCGTCGGACTGGCGTCTGCAGATACATTATCTTGTGCGGGAATTTTTTGCACTGTGCAAGGAAAAGGCGATGGGAAAAATCTGA
- a CDS encoding TrkH family potassium uptake protein: MKWDDHLMQKLRDRKNLRKSFSTSRIIILGFLLVILIGSLLLMLPFSTREAGGASFWDALFTATSAVCVTGLVVQDTATYWSQFGQLIILLLIQIGGMGVVTISVAFAVISGRRIGLLQRSTMQEAISAPHIGGIVRMTSFILKVTFLAETVGALLLAPVFCRDFGFAKGVWYAVFHSVSAFCNAGFDLMGVREPFSSLTDYRTDPLVNLVIMGLIILGGIGFLIWEDVRTNRLHFRKYRMQTKTVLAVTAALILLSALYYFFVEFSAPQWSNLSASERFWGALFQAVTPRTAGYNTLDLTKLSGAGLTIMIFLMLVGGSPGSTAGGMKTTTVAVLIGTAFSVFRRKEDICFFKRRIADAAVRNAVAILMLYMSLFVTAALLISGIENLPMSVCLFETASAVGTVGLTLGITPTLGFVSRLILIFLMFLGRVGGLTLIYAALSGTRSDISRAPLDRMTVG; encoded by the coding sequence ATGAAATGGGATGACCATCTGATGCAGAAGCTGCGGGACAGGAAAAACCTGCGAAAGAGCTTCTCTACATCACGTATTATTATTCTTGGCTTTCTGCTCGTGATTCTGATTGGGAGCCTTTTGCTGATGCTTCCGTTTTCCACCAGGGAAGCGGGCGGCGCGTCTTTCTGGGATGCGCTTTTTACCGCCACCTCTGCTGTCTGCGTGACGGGACTGGTTGTGCAGGATACGGCGACCTACTGGTCACAATTCGGACAGCTTATCATTCTGCTGCTGATTCAGATTGGCGGAATGGGCGTTGTCACCATATCGGTGGCGTTTGCCGTAATTTCCGGACGCAGAATCGGACTTCTGCAGCGGAGCACCATGCAGGAGGCGATTTCGGCGCCGCACATTGGCGGCATCGTCCGGATGACGTCGTTTATCCTGAAAGTAACCTTTCTGGCGGAGACCGTGGGGGCGCTGCTTCTGGCGCCGGTGTTCTGCCGGGATTTCGGTTTTGCAAAGGGCGTCTGGTATGCGGTGTTTCATTCCGTGTCGGCATTCTGCAATGCGGGTTTCGACCTGATGGGCGTGCGCGAGCCGTTTTCTTCGCTGACAGACTACCGGACGGACCCGCTGGTCAATCTCGTTATCATGGGACTGATTATTCTGGGCGGCATCGGCTTTCTCATCTGGGAGGATGTGCGGACAAACCGGCTGCATTTCCGGAAATACCGGATGCAGACGAAAACGGTGCTGGCTGTGACGGCGGCATTGATTCTTCTGTCGGCGCTTTATTACTTTTTTGTTGAGTTTTCGGCGCCGCAGTGGAGCAATCTCTCCGCGTCGGAGCGGTTCTGGGGCGCGCTTTTCCAGGCGGTGACGCCGCGTACCGCCGGATATAATACGCTGGATCTTACGAAGCTGAGCGGGGCGGGGCTGACCATCATGATTTTTCTGATGCTTGTCGGCGGTTCCCCCGGCTCCACGGCGGGCGGTATGAAAACGACGACGGTCGCGGTGCTGATTGGCACGGCGTTTTCGGTATTCCGCAGAAAAGAAGATATCTGTTTTTTCAAACGACGGATAGCGGATGCGGCGGTGCGCAATGCGGTTGCGATTCTGATGCTGTATATGAGCCTGTTTGTGACGGCGGCGCTTCTTATCAGCGGAATCGAGAATCTGCCGATGTCGGTGTGTCTGTTTGAGACGGCGTCGGCGGTGGGCACGGTCGGGCTGACGCTTGGCATTACGCCGACGCTGGGGTTTGTCTCCCGGCTGATATTGATTTTTCTGATGTTTCTGGGAAGAGTTGGCGGGCTGACGCTGATTTACGCCGCGCTGTCCGGAACGCGCAGCGATATTTCAAGGGCGCCGCTGGACCGCATGACGGTTGGCTGA
- a CDS encoding radical SAM protein, whose product MDVSTTIKKFGLEQAFNYLYKDPEKNLLKMMDWADKFAGNEFVSQRKIVREAMTNPEHPYYGYIRHIIKDIDPHVMKTTAVNFFINAAMIGWPKQNECREKYGCNIPWTILLDPTSACNLHCTGCWAAEYGNKLNLTYDEIDGIIEQGKELGVYLYIYTGGEPLVRKKDLIRLCEKHSDCVFLCFTNGTLIDEAFADEMLRVGNFVPAISLEGFEEATDLRRGDGVFKKATAAMELLRKKKLFYGISACYTSANFASITSEEFFDSLIDMGAYFIWYFHYMPVGNDASPELMPAPEQRTETYRRIRHYRATKPLFAMDFQNDAEYVGGCIAGGRRYFHINANGDIDPCVFIHYSDSNIREKTILEALQSPMMMAYHDNQPFNENMLRPCPMLENPEKLRSMVAGTDAHSTDLQSPETVEHLCAKCDKYAEHWKPVADELWAENRKNKAEKK is encoded by the coding sequence ATGGATGTATCGACAACTATTAAAAAATTTGGACTGGAGCAGGCGTTTAATTACCTTTATAAAGACCCGGAGAAGAATCTTCTTAAAATGATGGACTGGGCGGATAAATTTGCCGGAAATGAATTTGTATCCCAGAGAAAAATCGTCCGGGAAGCAATGACCAACCCGGAGCATCCGTATTATGGATATATCCGTCACATTATCAAAGATATTGATCCGCATGTCATGAAAACGACGGCGGTAAATTTCTTTATCAATGCGGCGATGATAGGCTGGCCGAAGCAGAATGAGTGCCGTGAAAAATACGGATGTAACATTCCCTGGACGATTCTGCTGGATCCGACAAGTGCCTGCAACCTGCATTGTACCGGCTGCTGGGCAGCAGAATATGGTAATAAACTGAATCTTACCTATGACGAGATTGACGGAATCATAGAGCAGGGAAAGGAACTGGGCGTATACCTGTATATTTACACCGGCGGAGAACCGCTGGTCCGCAAGAAGGATTTGATTCGTCTCTGTGAGAAGCATTCGGACTGCGTTTTCCTCTGCTTCACGAACGGAACGCTGATTGACGAAGCATTTGCCGACGAAATGCTCCGGGTGGGAAATTTCGTTCCGGCGATTTCCCTGGAGGGCTTTGAAGAAGCAACAGATCTGCGCCGCGGCGATGGCGTATTCAAAAAAGCGACGGCGGCGATGGAGCTCCTTAGGAAAAAGAAACTGTTTTACGGTATTTCCGCCTGTTACACAAGCGCGAACTTTGCATCTATTACATCGGAAGAATTTTTTGACAGCCTGATTGACATGGGAGCCTACTTTATCTGGTATTTCCACTATATGCCGGTTGGAAATGACGCCTCCCCGGAACTGATGCCGGCGCCGGAGCAGAGAACGGAAACATACCGGCGCATCCGCCATTACCGGGCAACCAAGCCGTTGTTCGCTATGGATTTCCAGAATGACGCGGAATATGTGGGAGGCTGTATCGCGGGAGGACGCCGTTACTTCCATATTAATGCGAATGGAGATATCGACCCGTGCGTATTTATCCATTACTCCGATTCCAACATCCGGGAGAAGACGATTCTGGAGGCACTGCAGTCCCCGATGATGATGGCGTACCACGATAACCAGCCGTTCAATGAAAATATGCTGCGTCCATGTCCGATGCTGGAAAATCCGGAAAAGCTCAGAAGCATGGTAGCCGGAACGGATGCACATTCTACAGATCTGCAGTCTCCGGAAACCGTGGAGCATCTTTGCGCGAAGTGCGACAAGTATGCGGAGCACTGGAAGCCGGTGGCAGATGAATTATGGGCGGAAAACAGAAAAAACAAAGCAGAAAAAAAGTAA
- a CDS encoding patatin-like phospholipase family protein: protein MKTGVIDVGGGLRGIYAAGVFDYCLDAGVTFDIGIGVSAGSANIAAYLAGQKGRNYLFYTDYSFRKEYMSFKNFVRKKSYIDMDYLYGTLSNSTGENPLDYPAIVRNSAQMLVVATNAQTGEAVYFQKDDLKQDNYDIFKASCSIPFVCRPYEINGVPYYDGALSDPVPIEKAFACGCDKVVVILTKPEAFIRNPAKDEKIARRIQKKYPASAENLRKRAENYNRQVALAKQYRDQGRAIIIAPDDTCGVDTLTRDREALQRFYKKGYQDAQAIPEFLKQDGGK, encoded by the coding sequence ATGAAAACAGGAGTAATTGATGTTGGAGGCGGTCTGAGAGGCATTTATGCTGCCGGAGTTTTTGACTATTGCCTGGACGCCGGCGTCACATTTGATATTGGTATCGGTGTTTCGGCGGGAAGCGCTAATATTGCTGCTTATCTGGCAGGGCAGAAGGGGCGGAATTATCTGTTCTATACGGACTATTCGTTCCGGAAGGAGTATATGAGCTTTAAGAATTTTGTCCGCAAGAAGTCCTATATTGATATGGATTATCTGTATGGAACATTAAGCAATTCCACGGGAGAAAACCCGCTGGATTACCCGGCGATAGTGCGGAATTCTGCCCAAATGCTGGTGGTGGCGACGAATGCGCAGACGGGGGAGGCGGTCTATTTTCAGAAAGACGATTTAAAGCAGGATAATTACGATATATTTAAGGCGTCCTGCTCCATTCCGTTTGTATGCAGACCGTACGAAATAAACGGCGTGCCCTATTATGACGGGGCGCTGAGCGACCCGGTTCCGATAGAGAAGGCGTTTGCATGCGGCTGTGATAAGGTTGTGGTCATTCTGACAAAACCGGAGGCGTTTATCAGAAATCCCGCAAAGGATGAAAAAATTGCCAGGAGGATTCAGAAAAAATATCCGGCGTCCGCAGAGAATCTCCGGAAAAGGGCGGAAAACTATAACCGCCAGGTAGCGCTGGCGAAGCAGTACCGGGACCAGGGACGCGCCATCATTATTGCGCCGGATGATACCTGCGGGGTAGATACTCTGACAAGGGACCGCGAAGCATTGCAGCGTTTTTATAAGAAGGGTTATCAGGACGCGCAGGCGATACCGGAGTTCCTGAAGCAGGACGGCGGGAAATAA
- a CDS encoding oleate hydratase, whose translation MAKKKSSLGKAALLAAGAGAAAYLAKKAKTEEKTETAQKPVNNYRNTERGKDAKNSKGIYYTNGNYEAFARPEKPEGVDEKHAYLVGSGLASLAAACFLVRDGQMPGSHIHILEAMDIAGGACDGIFDPSRGYVMRGGREMENHFECLWDLFRSIPSLEVPDASVLDEYYWLNKHDPNYSLCRATVNRGKDAHTDGKFNLSQKGCMEIMKLFLTKDEDLYDKTIEDVFDDEVFNSTFWLYWRTMFAFENWHSALEMKLYFQRFIHHIGGLPDFSALKFTRYNQYESLILPMQKYLEAAGVDFQFNTEVTNVIFEIKGSEKVATAIECKVNGVEKGILLTRNDLVFVTNGSCTEGTIYGDHHHAPNGDAEVRTSGCWNLWKNIAKQDAAFGHPEKFCSDVSKTNWESATVTTLDDKILPYITKICKRDPKSGKVVTGGIVSCQDSSWLMSWTINRQGQFKEQDADKVCVWVYGLFTDVPGDYVKKPMKDCTGKEITEEWLYHLGVPTAEIPELAEHSAVCVPTMMPYITAFFMPRTKGDRPDVIPDGCVNFAFLGQFAETPRDTVFTTEYSVRTAMEAVYGLLGVDRGVPEVWGSVYDIRELLDSTVKLMDGKSPLEIELPGPLNALKKPLLHVIKGTVIEKLLRDHNVLKDNM comes from the coding sequence ATGGCAAAGAAAAAATCATCGCTGGGCAAAGCAGCCCTTTTAGCGGCGGGCGCAGGCGCTGCCGCCTATCTTGCAAAGAAAGCGAAAACCGAAGAAAAAACAGAAACCGCGCAGAAGCCGGTAAACAATTACCGCAATACCGAGCGCGGAAAAGATGCGAAAAACAGCAAAGGAATATACTACACTAACGGAAACTACGAGGCATTTGCCCGCCCGGAAAAGCCGGAGGGCGTGGATGAAAAGCATGCTTATCTGGTAGGCAGCGGTCTTGCCTCCCTGGCAGCCGCCTGCTTCCTGGTGCGTGACGGCCAGATGCCCGGCTCCCACATCCACATACTGGAAGCAATGGACATTGCCGGCGGCGCCTGCGACGGTATTTTCGACCCGTCCCGCGGCTACGTTATGCGCGGAGGACGCGAGATGGAGAACCATTTTGAGTGCCTCTGGGATTTGTTCCGCAGCATCCCGTCCCTGGAAGTTCCGGATGCTTCCGTTCTGGACGAATACTACTGGCTGAACAAGCACGACCCGAATTACTCCCTCTGCCGCGCAACCGTCAACCGCGGAAAAGACGCGCACACCGACGGAAAATTCAACCTCAGCCAGAAAGGCTGCATGGAAATCATGAAGCTGTTTCTGACAAAAGACGAGGATTTGTATGACAAGACGATCGAGGATGTATTTGACGACGAAGTGTTCAATTCCACCTTCTGGCTGTACTGGCGGACCATGTTTGCCTTTGAAAACTGGCACAGCGCTCTGGAAATGAAGCTCTATTTCCAGCGGTTTATCCACCACATCGGCGGACTTCCGGATTTCAGCGCACTGAAATTCACCAGATACAACCAGTACGAATCCCTGATTCTGCCGATGCAGAAATACCTGGAGGCGGCGGGCGTCGACTTCCAGTTCAACACCGAAGTCACCAATGTCATCTTCGAGATCAAGGGCAGCGAAAAGGTTGCCACCGCGATTGAATGCAAGGTAAACGGCGTGGAAAAGGGCATTCTTCTGACAAGAAACGATCTGGTATTCGTGACAAACGGAAGCTGCACCGAGGGCACCATCTACGGCGACCATCACCATGCCCCGAACGGTGACGCGGAAGTGCGCACGAGCGGCTGCTGGAATCTCTGGAAAAACATTGCAAAGCAGGACGCTGCTTTTGGTCATCCAGAAAAATTCTGCTCCGATGTATCCAAAACCAACTGGGAATCCGCCACTGTTACCACGCTGGACGATAAGATTCTTCCGTACATCACAAAAATCTGCAAACGCGACCCGAAGAGCGGAAAGGTTGTTACCGGCGGCATCGTAAGCTGTCAGGATTCCTCCTGGCTGATGAGCTGGACCATCAACCGTCAGGGACAGTTTAAAGAGCAGGATGCGGATAAGGTGTGCGTATGGGTTTACGGGCTCTTTACCGATGTGCCGGGCGATTACGTAAAGAAGCCGATGAAGGACTGCACCGGTAAGGAAATTACCGAAGAGTGGCTCTATCATCTTGGCGTTCCGACCGCAGAAATTCCGGAGCTTGCCGAGCACAGCGCCGTCTGCGTGCCGACCATGATGCCGTACATTACCGCATTCTTCATGCCGCGCACAAAGGGCGACCGCCCGGACGTTATCCCGGACGGCTGCGTAAACTTCGCTTTTCTCGGACAGTTTGCCGAGACGCCGCGTGACACCGTATTCACCACCGAATACTCCGTCCGCACGGCTATGGAGGCGGTATACGGACTGCTCGGCGTCGACCGCGGCGTACCGGAGGTCTGGGGAAGCGTCTACGATATCCGCGAGCTGCTTGACTCCACCGTAAAGCTGATGGACGGCAAATCCCCGCTGGAAATCGAGCTTCCGGGACCGTTAAACGCGCTGAAAAAACCGCTCCTTCATGTCATCAAAGGAACGGTCATTGAAAAGCTGCTGCGGGACCACAACGTTTTAAAAGATAATATGTAA